The genomic DNA AAACAAAAAGGGCTTCGCAGTATTTCACTGCGAAGCCCACACTCGACAAATTTCACACCGTTTTAATCTAAAACCGGCTGAACACCTTGTGGAATTCTGTTTGCAGCAAAATACGAATAAGCCTTGCCAAAAAAGTAAAAGGCAAAGCTAAAGTAATAATAAAAGTATTTTACTGTAGACAGGTTTTGTTTCATGGTGTTACGCTCCTATGAAGGAATTGTAAATATGATAACACAGATCGCATCCAAGATAAAAGAGAAAAATGCAACAATGTTAAAGCTGAATCAACGCTGTTTCTTATAGGTTTTAACTATTTTCAATGTCAATTAGCGTTTCTGGTGGCACCTCTTCTTCCGTTTCAGGCGATGAATCGGTGGCGGTTGGCGACGGCTCACTTGTCTCTACTGGCGCCTCGGCAGCGTCATCATAAATGACGTCAGTGACAATTTC from Oscillospiraceae bacterium MB24-C1 includes the following:
- a CDS encoding DLW-39 family protein, which produces MKKLLLLAAVAAAAALVAKKLMPTQNKNDAEIVTDVIYDDAAEAPVETSEPSPTATDSSPETEEEVPPETLIDIENS